In the Pieris napi chromosome 19, ilPieNapi1.2, whole genome shotgun sequence genome, one interval contains:
- the LOC125059412 gene encoding facilitated trehalose transporter Tret1-like has translation MKTFIKQAFVVSGAALNIVGHGCAHGYPAVLFAQLIRDGGPVTLTDHDTSWIASSVGLMGIVGNFISPVFMSKLGRQKSHFISTIPALLGWIIFIFGNTVPMFLLARFLHGLALGLRTPLAAILVAEYTEPRYRGAFLGTFAISLGLGILLSHIWGAYLSWKNTAIVCSMFPIISMVIISLSPESPYWLVSKSRFEEAKKAFKWVRGDGEQQNEELEKMIQTQERELNENGNGKEIYRSFSITRYVLNSFKSIMKIFKKKEFFKPSIVAICMLIVFEFGGAHMLAAYGNVILQAVLNKENLTDVTWQFTVIDFLRTICAFLAIFLLKNFKRRTILFTSGVMTVLSLTTISVFMYARNSGYMNQAWLVDVLPMVLMITYTFSFCIGIVPLNWVICGEVFPLAYRSLGSTLSTSFLTPAFVISMKTAPHLYSSIGVEGAFLVYSATLTFCLSVMYVLLPETKDRTLIEIENTFKGISTSDKEVQLSLLEKQVSSV, from the exons ATGAAgacttttataaaacag GCTTTCGTGGTATCAGGTGCAGCGCTTAACATCGTCGGTCATGGCTGCGCTCACGGCTACCCAGCTGTGCTGTTTGCACAGTTAATACGAGATGGTGGACCTGTCACGTTGACTGACCATGATACTTCATGGATAG CATCATCAGTTGGCCTCATGGGTATAGTCGGTAACTTCATATCACCTGTCTTCATGTCAAAACTTGGCAGACAGAAGTCACACTTCATCTCAACAATACCTGCTCTTCTTGGCTGGATAATCTTTATATTTGGAAATACAGTCCCAATGTTCCTCCTTGCAAGATTTCTCCATGGCCTTGCATTAGGACTACGAACTCCGTTAGCCGCAATTCTGGTAGCTGAGTATACTGAACCAAGGTACAGAGGGGCATTTTTGGGAACGTTCGCGATTTCATTAGGTCTCGGAATTCTGCTATCCCATATTTGGGGAGCCTATTTGTCTTGGAAGAATACAGCGATTGTCTGTTCTATGTTCCCAATTATATCAATGGTCATCATCAGTCTTTCTCCAGAATCACCATACTGGTTGGTTTCCAAATCCAGGTTCGAAGAGGCTAAAAAGGCCTTTAAATGGGTTCGCGGTGATGGGGAGCAACAGAATGAAGAATTAGAAAAAATGATACAGACGCAAGAACGTGAACTGAACGAAAATGGGAATGGAAAGGAAATTTATAGAAGTTTTAGTATTACGAGGTACGTGTTGAATTCATTCAAAAGTATAATGAAGATCTTTAAGAAAAAAGAGTTCTTTAAGCCATCGATCGTCGCAATCTGCATGCTAATAGTATTTGAATTTGGAGGTGCGCATATGCTGGCGGCCTATGGAAATGTCATCCTTCAAGCAGTGTTAAACAAGGAGAACTTGACTGATGTCACTTGGCAGTTCACTGTGATTGATTTCTTAAGAACAATTTGTGCGTTCTTAGCGATATTCTTGCTGAAGAATTTTAAACGAAGGACAATTTTATTCACAAGTGGTGTTATGACAGTTTTGTCTCTGACAACAATATCAGTGTTTATGTATGCGAGAAATTCTGGATATATGAACCAGGCGTGGTTGGTTGATGTGTTACCTATGGTATTAATGATAACGTATACTTTCTCATTTTGTATAGGTATTGTACCGTTAAACTGGGTCATATGTGGCGAAGTATTTCCTTTAGCTTACAGAAGTTTAGGTTCAACGCTGTCTACGTCTTTTCTGACACCCGCCTTTGTGATTTCTATGAAGACAGCACCACATTTATATTCGTCAATAGGTGTAGAGGGTGCTTTTCTAGTCTATTCCGCTACATTAACATTTTGTCTGTCGGTTATGTACGTATTGTTACCTGAAACAAAAGATAGGACTTTGATTGAAATAGAGAATACGTTTAAGGGTATCAGTACATCAGATAAAGAAGTACAATTAAGTTTATTGGAAAAGCAAGTAAGTTCCGTGTAA